In one Methyloterricola oryzae genomic region, the following are encoded:
- the ispE gene encoding 4-(cytidine 5'-diphospho)-2-C-methyl-D-erythritol kinase yields MTSLERLRLPAPAKLNLMLRVVGRRSDGYHLLQTVFQFIDRCDWISLQAQDDGLISLANPLPGVPEGADLTVRAARLLREASGREGLGVRLAVEKILPMGGGLGGGSSDAATVLLGLNALWRLGFSLDDLAALGLQLGADVPVFVRGYAAWAEGVGEHLEPMPDLPEPWYVVVVPPCHVATGAVFSAPGLTRDNKPIKIRDFLAGQQENHCLPVVSEMYPVVQEALAALGGHAEQPRLTGTGACVFAAFAGESDARAAASRLAGSWQCFVARGLNESPLHSTLARAVN; encoded by the coding sequence ATGACATCGTTAGAGCGGCTGCGACTGCCGGCGCCGGCCAAGTTGAACCTGATGCTGCGCGTGGTGGGTCGCCGGTCTGACGGTTATCATCTGCTGCAAACGGTTTTTCAATTCATCGACCGCTGTGACTGGATCAGTCTCCAGGCGCAGGATGACGGCCTCATCAGCCTGGCCAATCCGTTGCCGGGCGTGCCGGAGGGGGCCGATCTCACGGTGCGTGCGGCGCGCCTGCTGCGCGAGGCCAGCGGACGCGAAGGGTTGGGGGTAAGGCTGGCCGTCGAGAAAATCCTGCCCATGGGCGGCGGTCTGGGCGGCGGCAGTTCCGATGCCGCGACGGTGCTCCTGGGTTTGAATGCCCTGTGGCGCTTGGGGTTCAGTTTGGACGACCTGGCTGCCCTGGGGCTGCAACTGGGCGCCGACGTGCCGGTATTCGTGCGTGGCTACGCCGCCTGGGCGGAGGGTGTGGGCGAGCATCTGGAGCCAATGCCGGATCTGCCCGAGCCCTGGTACGTGGTCGTCGTTCCGCCTTGTCATGTGGCTACCGGGGCGGTTTTCTCGGCGCCCGGTTTGACACGCGATAACAAACCCATCAAAATACGCGACTTTCTTGCGGGGCAGCAGGAAAATCACTGCTTGCCTGTGGTCAGCGAGATGTATCCAGTCGTGCAGGAAGCCCTGGCGGCGCTCGGCGGTCATGCCGAGCAGCCGAGGCTGACAGGAACGGGCGCTTGCGTGTTTGCGGCTTTTGCCGGAGAGAGCGATGCCCGCGCGGCCGCATCGCGCCTTGCCGGGTCGTGGCAATGCTTTGTCGCGCGGGGTTTGAATGAATCGCCGCTGCACAGCACGCTCGCCCGCGCGGTCAACTAG
- the lolB gene encoding lipoprotein insertase outer membrane protein LolB has product MTIPLSWWRRLVWASLVIWLAGCAGMRPVPEPQRAASPSDIKVWKLEGRIAVKTANDGWTANLIWEHDPRQDRLRISGPFSQGLLSIVVQDDLIHVNEGNGVEQTSRNPDALLRERLGFAVPLRSLRYWVTGVPAPEAEHVQVPNETGGARRFSQQGWNLAYEKFSQIGAYQLPQKASINGHDVRLKLIADDWLIKE; this is encoded by the coding sequence ATGACGATTCCCTTAAGCTGGTGGCGGCGCCTGGTCTGGGCGTCGCTGGTTATATGGCTGGCCGGTTGCGCCGGGATGCGCCCTGTGCCGGAGCCGCAGCGTGCTGCGTCTCCCAGCGACATCAAGGTGTGGAAGCTGGAGGGGCGCATCGCCGTCAAGACGGCGAACGACGGCTGGACCGCCAATCTGATTTGGGAGCACGATCCTCGGCAGGACAGGCTGCGCATCTCCGGACCCTTCAGCCAGGGCTTGCTTTCCATCGTGGTGCAGGATGATCTGATTCATGTCAACGAGGGCAATGGCGTGGAGCAGACCTCGCGCAATCCTGATGCGCTGCTGCGGGAGCGGCTGGGGTTTGCCGTGCCCCTGCGCAGCCTGCGTTATTGGGTGACGGGCGTGCCGGCGCCGGAAGCGGAGCACGTGCAGGTTCCGAATGAAACCGGCGGCGCCCGCCGCTTCAGCCAGCAGGGCTGGAACCTGGCCTATGAAAAATTCTCCCAGATCGGGGCCTATCAGTTGCCGCAGAAGGCAAGCATCAACGGCCATGATGTCCGCCTCAAGCTCATCGCGGATGACTGGCTCATCAAGGAATAG
- a CDS encoding tetratricopeptide repeat protein: MSRRLIGLTFAGGLLLSGCANVGGLQPLKPGLSEESIRAGALKMPRESEIVYLLLSGEIAGQRGQFETALDSYLKAAKLTRDPRVAARATQIALYLKNMDKAREAAATWRQHDPGNTEAKRLSAMLELKAGNADAAFEQLSGLLSSPQPDLESTLIELVKLLDAEVPKDTALDLMRRLVERFPRLAEIHFAYALLAADKGEYQLALSETEKALALHPDWSRARLLQAQVMSQMGDSEAARGVIQRALKGDPNNLRLRLIYSQFLAKSGDIKSAEKELRWILAREPGNDDARFGLGMALMEQGRTDQARQEFMRLADSSRWKTQSYFYLGLIEARRNHLTGALQWFDRVNEGPLAFDAKVNGVTALIGMGQLTEARQRLSQVRKQFPNEALRLYLLEAELLTKNKDFVAAFDLLSEALEEMPGQVELLYARALVAEQLDKIEVLEGDLRAVLEKNPEDPNALNALGYTLADRFPMRLQEAKKLLDKAMELKPDDPAIMDSYGWLHYRLGDYEAALRYLRRSFEMVSDPEIGAHLGEVLWESGHQREARKVWMESWRKDSNHEDMLRVRARYPEAFK, translated from the coding sequence GTGTCGAGAAGACTGATTGGTTTGACCTTCGCGGGCGGCTTGCTGTTGTCTGGCTGTGCCAATGTGGGCGGTTTGCAGCCGCTGAAGCCCGGCTTGTCGGAGGAATCTATCCGCGCCGGCGCCCTGAAAATGCCGCGTGAGTCGGAGATCGTCTATCTGCTCTTGTCCGGGGAGATTGCCGGCCAGCGCGGCCAGTTCGAGACCGCCCTGGACAGCTACCTGAAAGCCGCAAAGCTGACCCGGGACCCCCGGGTGGCCGCCCGCGCGACCCAGATCGCGCTGTATCTGAAAAACATGGACAAGGCGCGGGAAGCGGCCGCAACCTGGCGCCAGCACGACCCCGGCAACACCGAGGCCAAGCGCCTGTCCGCCATGCTGGAGCTCAAGGCGGGAAATGCCGACGCGGCTTTCGAGCAATTGAGTGGCCTGCTGTCCTCGCCGCAGCCCGATCTGGAAAGCACGCTGATCGAACTGGTCAAGCTGCTCGATGCGGAAGTCCCCAAAGATACGGCCCTGGATCTCATGCGGCGGTTGGTGGAGCGATTTCCCCGTTTGGCGGAAATCCATTTCGCCTACGCCCTGCTGGCGGCAGACAAGGGCGAATATCAACTGGCTCTGAGCGAGACCGAGAAGGCGCTGGCCCTTCATCCGGACTGGAGCCGAGCTCGTCTGCTGCAGGCCCAGGTCATGTCGCAGATGGGTGATTCCGAAGCCGCCAGGGGGGTGATTCAGCGGGCCCTGAAAGGAGATCCGAACAACCTGCGCCTGAGGCTGATCTATTCCCAGTTTCTTGCCAAGTCCGGCGATATCAAATCCGCCGAAAAGGAACTGCGCTGGATTCTGGCCAGGGAGCCGGGCAACGATGACGCGCGCTTCGGGCTGGGCATGGCCCTGATGGAGCAGGGCAGAACGGACCAGGCGCGTCAGGAATTCATGCGCTTGGCCGATTCCTCCCGCTGGAAGACGCAATCCTATTTCTACCTGGGCTTGATCGAAGCCAGGCGCAATCATCTGACGGGCGCCCTGCAGTGGTTCGACCGCGTCAACGAGGGGCCGCTCGCCTTCGACGCCAAGGTCAACGGCGTCACCGCCCTGATCGGCATGGGGCAGCTGACCGAGGCCCGCCAGCGCTTGAGCCAGGTGCGCAAGCAATTTCCTAACGAAGCATTGCGACTCTACCTGCTGGAAGCGGAGTTGCTCACCAAGAACAAGGACTTTGTCGCGGCCTTCGACCTGCTGAGCGAGGCCTTGGAGGAAATGCCGGGCCAGGTGGAATTGCTTTACGCCCGGGCCCTGGTAGCGGAACAACTGGACAAGATCGAAGTGCTGGAAGGCGACCTGCGCGCCGTGCTGGAAAAGAATCCGGAGGACCCCAATGCCCTCAATGCCTTGGGTTACACCCTGGCCGACCGTTTCCCCATGCGCCTGCAGGAGGCCAAGAAGCTGCTGGACAAGGCCATGGAGCTTAAGCCGGACGATCCGGCCATCATGGACAGCTACGGCTGGCTGCACTATCGCCTGGGTGACTACGAGGCAGCCCTACGCTACCTCCGGCGCTCCTTCGAAATGGTGAGCGACCCGGAAATCGGCGCTCATCTGGGCGAGGTGCTGTGGGAGTCGGGGCATCAGCGGGAGGCGCGCAAGGTCTGGATGGAATCATGGCGAAAGGATTCCAACCATGAGGACATGCTGCGGGTACGGGCCCGCTACCCGGAAGCTTTCAAGTAA
- the hemA gene encoding glutamyl-tRNA reductase, with protein sequence MAILTLGLNHNSAPVSVRERLAFPADGLQSALRALVGLPDVEEAAILSTCNRTEVYCGIQQGSQDILIDWIARERSLRREEFHPFLYAHAGADTIRHMFRVACGLDSMILGEPQILGQMKTAYQAAADAGTLGKTLSRLFQHTFTAAKKVRTDTAIGSSPVSVAFAAVRLAQRIFDDLRDQTAILIGAGETIELTARHLHEQGIGEMIIANRTFDRAHTLAAQFNGFAISLTELPKHLAKADIVVASTGSPLPILGKGSVESAIKSRRHKPMFMVDLAVPRDIEPEVEQLRDVYLYTVDDLRNTVEEGIRSRQEAAKQAEEIIDTEVDHFLGWLRAQGATDTIREFRSQAERIREDALTAAMRALKAGKPAEEVLGLLSTTLTNKLIHLPSTQIRQASIDERYELIAAARELFQLRDNSDQ encoded by the coding sequence ATGGCCATACTGACCCTGGGTTTGAACCACAACAGCGCTCCGGTTTCCGTGCGGGAACGCCTGGCCTTTCCGGCCGACGGCCTGCAGTCCGCGTTGCGTGCCCTGGTTGGCCTGCCTGACGTGGAGGAAGCTGCCATTCTGTCCACCTGCAATCGCACGGAAGTGTACTGCGGCATCCAACAGGGCTCGCAAGATATCTTGATCGACTGGATTGCGCGAGAACGGAGTTTGCGCAGGGAAGAATTCCATCCCTTCCTCTACGCGCACGCCGGCGCCGACACCATCCGCCATATGTTTCGAGTCGCCTGCGGACTGGATTCAATGATCCTGGGCGAGCCACAGATCCTGGGCCAAATGAAGACAGCCTACCAGGCCGCGGCAGATGCCGGAACCCTGGGCAAGACCCTGAGCCGGCTGTTTCAACATACCTTCACCGCGGCCAAGAAAGTCCGCACCGACACCGCCATCGGTTCCAGTCCGGTCTCCGTCGCCTTCGCCGCCGTGCGCCTCGCCCAACGCATCTTCGATGACCTCAGGGATCAGACCGCGATCCTCATTGGCGCGGGCGAGACCATCGAACTGACCGCCCGGCATCTTCACGAGCAGGGAATCGGCGAAATGATCATCGCCAACCGCACGTTCGACCGCGCCCACACCCTGGCGGCCCAGTTCAACGGCTTCGCCATTTCCCTCACGGAACTGCCGAAGCACCTGGCCAAGGCGGACATCGTCGTCGCCTCCACGGGAAGCCCCTTACCCATTCTAGGCAAGGGCAGCGTGGAAAGCGCCATCAAGTCGCGCCGGCACAAGCCCATGTTCATGGTGGATCTCGCCGTTCCCCGCGACATCGAGCCGGAGGTGGAGCAATTGCGCGACGTCTACCTGTACACGGTGGACGATCTGCGCAACACTGTGGAGGAGGGAATCAGATCCCGCCAGGAAGCGGCCAAGCAGGCCGAGGAAATCATCGACACCGAGGTCGATCATTTCCTCGGCTGGTTGCGCGCGCAGGGGGCCACCGACACCATCCGCGAGTTCCGCAGCCAGGCGGAGCGCATCCGCGAGGATGCCCTGACCGCTGCCATGCGGGCGCTGAAAGCGGGCAAGCCGGCAGAGGAGGTGCTCGGCCTCCTGTCCACCACCCTGACCAACAAGCTCATTCATCTTCCCAGCACCCAGATCCGGCAGGCCAGCATCGACGAGCGCTACGAACTGATTGCCGCGGCGCGGGAACTGTTCCAACTTCGAGACAATTCCGATCAGTGA
- the prfA gene encoding peptide chain release factor 1 encodes MKASIQHKLDNLSQRHEEIAALLAEPEVQNDQNRFRALSREYAQLDPLITCFRRYQDTLGDIAYAEGLLQDSDPDVRSMAREELENATAARDTLTEELQILLLPKDPNDERNIFLEVRAGTGGAEAALFAGDLCRMYARYAEGKGWRAEIVSESEGEMGGYKEVVLRISGQDVYSRLKFESGTHRVQRVPETEAQGRIHTSACTVAILPEVEEVDVDINPSDLRVDTYRASGAGGQHVNRTDSAIRITHLPTGIVVECQDERSQHKNRARAMSLLKSRILDAEQRKQDAEIAASRKLQVGSGDRSERIRTYNFPQGRLTDHRINLTLYRLEAIVEGDLDPVIEPLIHEHQADLLAQLGEGQD; translated from the coding sequence GTGAAAGCCTCCATCCAGCACAAGCTCGACAACCTCTCCCAGCGCCACGAAGAAATCGCCGCCCTGCTCGCAGAACCCGAAGTCCAGAACGATCAAAACCGGTTTCGCGCACTCAGCCGTGAATATGCGCAACTGGACCCACTGATTACCTGCTTCCGCCGCTATCAGGACACGCTTGGGGATATCGCTTATGCCGAAGGCCTGCTCCAGGATAGCGATCCAGACGTACGCAGCATGGCGCGGGAAGAGTTGGAAAATGCCACCGCCGCCCGTGATACGCTGACCGAGGAACTGCAGATCCTGCTGCTTCCCAAGGATCCCAACGACGAGCGCAACATCTTCCTGGAGGTACGGGCAGGCACCGGCGGCGCTGAAGCCGCGCTGTTCGCCGGAGACCTGTGCCGCATGTATGCGCGTTACGCGGAAGGCAAGGGCTGGCGCGCAGAAATCGTCAGCGAAAGCGAGGGTGAGATGGGCGGTTACAAGGAAGTGGTGCTGCGCATCAGCGGCCAGGATGTCTATTCCCGGCTGAAGTTCGAATCCGGCACGCATCGCGTGCAGCGCGTCCCCGAAACGGAGGCCCAGGGGCGCATCCACACCTCGGCCTGCACCGTTGCCATCCTCCCGGAAGTGGAAGAAGTCGACGTGGACATCAACCCGTCCGACCTGCGCGTCGACACCTACCGAGCCTCCGGCGCTGGCGGCCAGCACGTGAATCGAACCGACTCGGCGATCCGTATCACGCATCTGCCCACCGGCATCGTCGTCGAATGCCAGGACGAGCGCTCCCAGCACAAGAACCGCGCCCGCGCCATGTCGCTGCTGAAATCCCGCATTCTCGACGCCGAGCAGCGCAAGCAGGACGCCGAGATTGCGGCCTCGCGAAAACTCCAGGTGGGAAGCGGAGACCGCTCCGAGCGCATCCGAACCTACAACTTTCCTCAAGGACGCCTGACCGACCACCGCATCAATCTGACCTTGTACCGGTTGGAAGCCATCGTCGAAGGCGATCTGGACCCGGTGATCGAGCCGCTGATCCACGAGCACCAGGCCGACCTGCTGGCCCAGCTGGGAGAGGGACAGGACTGA
- the prmC gene encoding peptide chain release factor N(5)-glutamine methyltransferase has protein sequence MRDAAERIGTASESPRLDAEVLLAHVTGKARSHFLAWPERAIPPEQESEFADLVERRCEGEPIAYITGRREFWSREFLVTPDVLIPRPETELLVEVALEKAPPDRPSRILDLGTGSGAIAITLAMGRPLAQITAVDSSPAALAVAQSNAERLGARNVRFLLSDWYEALDPGEKFDLIVSNPPYIAENDPHLAEGDVRFEPCSALKSGKDGLDDLDRIAGAASRHAHRGTWLMLEHGFDQALAVCETLSAAGFTSTFSRFDLQGHHRVTGGQWC, from the coding sequence CTGCGCGATGCAGCCGAGCGTATTGGCACAGCGTCCGAAAGCCCGCGCCTGGATGCCGAGGTCTTGCTCGCCCACGTGACCGGGAAAGCGCGCAGCCATTTCCTGGCCTGGCCGGAACGCGCCATCCCACCGGAACAGGAGTCCGAGTTTGCGGATCTGGTGGAAAGACGCTGCGAAGGTGAGCCTATCGCCTATATCACAGGCCGCCGGGAGTTCTGGTCGCGTGAATTTTTGGTCACGCCGGATGTGCTCATTCCCCGCCCCGAGACTGAATTGTTGGTCGAAGTGGCCCTGGAAAAGGCACCACCGGACCGACCGTCACGTATACTCGACTTGGGCACAGGCAGCGGCGCCATCGCCATCACGTTGGCCATGGGACGTCCGCTGGCGCAGATAACTGCAGTCGATTCCAGTCCGGCCGCGCTGGCCGTCGCCCAGTCCAATGCAGAGCGCCTCGGCGCGCGCAATGTCCGCTTCCTCCTCAGCGACTGGTACGAGGCGCTTGATCCCGGCGAAAAGTTCGATTTGATCGTGAGCAATCCGCCTTACATCGCGGAAAACGACCCGCACCTCGCGGAAGGTGACGTGCGCTTTGAACCATGCTCGGCGCTGAAGTCAGGTAAAGATGGACTAGACGACCTTGACCGGATTGCGGGCGCTGCCTCGAGGCATGCACACAGGGGAACGTGGCTAATGCTTGAGCACGGATTCGATCAAGCCTTGGCGGTTTGTGAAACACTCAGCGCGGCCGGCTTCACGAGTACCTTTAGCCGCTTTGATTTGCAAGGGCACCATAGAGTGACAGGCGGCCAGTGGTGCTGA